The following proteins are co-located in the Paenibacillus sp. JNUCC32 genome:
- a CDS encoding phage tail tape measure protein, with product MGGQISPTFKKTFKSAGDATRNMEHGLQAVNQEAKEARGVFGKLGKVTGDFGKALYRVTQYSGAFALVQGAAGSIGDLASSITDYQDSMNQLQASTGASKQEMAALSGSVKNLYNQNIGENWNDLADALSRAKQVTKEEGKELEMTARNAIVYRDVFGEDIPESVKASDTMVKNFGITSDQAFNLMAQGAQKGLDKSGELLDSSNEYAPHFASLGFSANQMFDTFSAGLESGAFNLDKVGKAQHCRLKIAA from the coding sequence TTGGGTGGACAAATAAGCCCGACGTTCAAAAAAACGTTCAAATCCGCCGGCGATGCAACGAGAAATATGGAGCATGGGTTGCAAGCGGTGAACCAAGAGGCGAAGGAAGCCCGAGGGGTCTTTGGTAAGCTGGGCAAGGTAACAGGTGATTTCGGAAAAGCTCTTTACCGTGTTACACAGTATTCAGGTGCTTTTGCCCTTGTCCAAGGCGCAGCCGGATCTATCGGGGATCTAGCTAGTTCGATTACGGATTACCAAGACAGCATGAACCAACTACAAGCCTCAACAGGGGCAAGCAAACAAGAGATGGCCGCACTGTCTGGTTCGGTTAAAAATTTGTACAACCAAAACATCGGGGAAAACTGGAATGACTTGGCCGATGCGTTAAGCAGGGCGAAACAAGTCACGAAGGAAGAAGGCAAAGAGCTCGAAATGACGGCCCGAAATGCGATTGTTTATCGGGACGTGTTCGGAGAAGATATTCCGGAGTCAGTTAAAGCCTCGGATACGATGGTAAAAAACTTCGGGATTACGAGCGATCAAGCTTTTAACCTGATGGCTCAAGGTGCTCAAAAAGGTTTAGATAAATCCGGCGAACTGCTGGATTCTTCGAACGAATACGCACCACACTTTGCATCACTGGGATTTTCCGCGAATCAAATGTTTGATACCTTCAGCGCTGGACTTGAGTCCGGCGCTTTTAATTTGGATAAAGTCGGTAAAGCTCAGCATTGCCGACTTAAAATCGCGGCATAA
- a CDS encoding phage tail assembly protein, translating into MAEKKQESQPVNNENVYQLTRPITFEGEEIKTLNLDFDSLGGHELMNCARLAQSMNPEEVPVYRALSINYQVAVAARAAGVAPDVILNLKAKDFTQVTQRAANFLIREE; encoded by the coding sequence ATGGCGGAAAAAAAGCAAGAAAGCCAACCGGTGAACAACGAGAATGTTTACCAATTGACCCGACCAATCACCTTTGAAGGTGAAGAAATTAAAACCTTGAATCTGGATTTCGACAGCTTGGGCGGTCATGAACTTATGAATTGTGCGCGATTGGCCCAAAGCATGAATCCGGAAGAGGTTCCAGTGTATCGAGCGCTGTCGATTAATTATCAGGTTGCGGTAGCAGCAAGAGCAGCGGGCGTTGCTCCTGATGTGATTTTGAACTTGAAGGCAAAAGACTTTACCCAAGTGACTCAAAGGGCAGCCAATTTTTTAATCAGGGAGGAATAA
- a CDS encoding phage major tail tube protein produces MAGKQIPDRLTNFTGYRNGSEYLGVADVDLPDLESLTETINGAGIAGEIESPLIGHFGSMVTTLNWRVLDRANFKLARQEMQHLDFRGSIQTLDATQSYIHIPVRVTIRGMPKTTPLGSFSVGGTMDNSNELEIFYLKIIYNGETVVEIDKTNFICIIDGVDYLAQVRENLGL; encoded by the coding sequence TTGGCTGGCAAACAAATACCTGATAGATTAACGAATTTCACGGGTTATCGCAACGGATCGGAATACCTCGGAGTCGCCGACGTGGATCTTCCGGATTTAGAGTCGTTGACGGAGACGATCAACGGCGCAGGCATAGCCGGAGAGATCGAAAGTCCGTTGATTGGCCACTTTGGTTCCATGGTTACGACACTGAACTGGCGTGTGCTGGATCGTGCCAATTTCAAACTGGCCCGGCAGGAAATGCAACACCTTGACTTTAGAGGCTCGATCCAAACATTAGATGCTACGCAAAGCTATATTCATATCCCGGTTCGCGTTACCATTCGAGGCATGCCGAAAACAACGCCTCTTGGAAGCTTTTCCGTTGGTGGCACTATGGACAACTCGAATGAGCTGGAAATATTCTATCTCAAGATTATTTATAACGGTGAGACTGTGGTTGAAATTGATAAAACGAATTTCATTTGTATCATTGACGGCGTTGATTATCTAGCCCAGGTTCGCGAGAATCTAGGGCTTTAA
- a CDS encoding phage tail sheath family protein, translating into MAERHGVYVTEVPASILTPVSPLATIPVVFGTAPIHMSKLASPPVNVPFLAESWEQYKDALGYSEDWENYTLCEFAFSHFQLYKQSPAVFINVLDPEMHKESVNPSPVTLTSGTGTINVQGILINTVKVSSTGQTPTDYVRDTDYTLSFNSAGHLILTAKPGGAMIAESSVNVGYDKLKPEDVDSGVIVGGTDGVTGAVTGLEVLKQVFPRLRVVPGLILAPGFSHDPVVGAVMVAKSRKINGNFNAQAITDIPGNQTAAQVDKWKEDNLYTDKAQFNTWPRVTKSGRTYRLSTHLAGVICQTDAENDGVPYRSPSNKALHIDGIVLDDGKVVALGPDEAELINAEGIVTALNFIGGFRSWGNRTGAFPDAIDPQSSFIPVRRMFDWWNNTIILTQWMYVDDPANKRLVEAVVDSLNIRLNGLQSSGFILGGRIEFNKQDNPKESTMNGKLKFRNYFTPPSPGQELEFMVEYDAEYLSAI; encoded by the coding sequence ATGGCAGAACGTCATGGTGTTTATGTAACGGAGGTACCTGCATCTATACTCACGCCGGTTTCGCCACTGGCGACTATTCCGGTTGTATTCGGAACGGCACCTATTCACATGTCTAAACTGGCATCGCCTCCAGTGAATGTGCCTTTTTTGGCAGAGAGCTGGGAGCAATACAAAGACGCTCTAGGATACTCGGAGGATTGGGAGAATTATACGCTTTGCGAATTTGCTTTCTCTCATTTTCAGCTGTATAAACAGTCTCCAGCCGTTTTCATTAACGTGCTTGATCCAGAGATGCATAAAGAGAGTGTAAATCCTTCCCCGGTAACTTTGACGAGCGGCACTGGCACGATTAACGTTCAGGGTATTTTGATAAATACGGTTAAAGTATCGTCCACGGGTCAGACGCCAACGGATTATGTGCGGGATACCGATTATACACTTTCATTCAATTCTGCCGGACATCTTATACTGACCGCGAAGCCAGGCGGGGCAATGATTGCGGAAAGCTCCGTCAATGTCGGATATGACAAGCTGAAACCTGAAGATGTGGATTCGGGGGTCATCGTCGGCGGAACGGACGGCGTTACAGGGGCAGTTACAGGCCTTGAAGTATTGAAACAAGTGTTTCCTCGTTTAAGAGTTGTTCCAGGTCTGATTTTAGCTCCTGGCTTTTCTCATGACCCGGTGGTTGGCGCGGTCATGGTTGCAAAATCACGCAAGATCAACGGGAATTTCAACGCTCAAGCGATTACGGATATTCCGGGAAATCAAACGGCAGCTCAAGTTGATAAATGGAAAGAGGACAATCTCTACACAGACAAAGCCCAGTTCAATACATGGCCCAGAGTAACCAAGTCTGGCCGTACCTATCGGTTATCGACGCATTTGGCAGGTGTTATTTGTCAAACTGATGCCGAGAACGACGGTGTTCCATATCGTTCGCCGTCCAATAAGGCCCTTCATATCGACGGCATTGTACTCGATGACGGTAAAGTAGTTGCCCTTGGCCCGGACGAGGCGGAATTGATCAATGCGGAAGGAATCGTAACCGCTTTGAATTTTATTGGTGGTTTTCGTTCGTGGGGCAATCGTACGGGGGCGTTCCCGGATGCTATCGACCCTCAGAGCTCCTTTATCCCGGTGAGGCGCATGTTTGACTGGTGGAATAACACCATCATTTTGACTCAGTGGATGTATGTTGATGATCCGGCAAATAAACGTTTGGTGGAGGCGGTCGTTGATTCGCTGAACATTCGCCTAAATGGGTTGCAGTCGTCTGGCTTTATCCTGGGTGGACGGATTGAGTTTAACAAACAAGACAATCCGAAGGAATCCACGATGAACGGCAAGCTGAAATTCCGGAATTACTTTACACCACCGTCTCCAGGTCAAGAGTTGGAATTCATGGTGGAATATGATGCAGAATACTTGTCTGCAATTTAG
- a CDS encoding phage tail protein — protein MITIDADKLKEVEKRLSQYPKQAPAVLSRALNRTATNVKSNASKKAREIYRIKAQDVNKSFKINRASRNNLGASVVSTGGSIGLEKFKTNAREPSAKKPRAFKAAVKKQGSLRTILRGFVANISGVKVFQRTSKKRLPITRLFGPPVPQMVDNPEVRQFINEQAVETFEKRLDHEIKRVMEGN, from the coding sequence ATGATTACGATTGACGCCGACAAGCTGAAAGAGGTTGAAAAGCGATTAAGCCAGTATCCGAAGCAAGCGCCAGCAGTCTTGTCCAGGGCATTAAATCGGACGGCAACCAATGTAAAATCCAATGCCTCGAAAAAGGCACGCGAAATCTACCGGATCAAAGCCCAGGACGTAAACAAATCCTTTAAGATCAACCGGGCTTCGCGAAACAATTTAGGGGCTTCAGTGGTTTCGACTGGCGGGAGCATCGGGCTTGAGAAATTTAAAACCAACGCTCGGGAACCGTCAGCGAAAAAACCACGGGCCTTCAAAGCGGCTGTCAAAAAACAGGGCAGTCTGAGAACGATTCTACGGGGCTTTGTCGCCAATATCAGTGGCGTTAAGGTGTTCCAGCGTACAAGCAAGAAAAGGCTTCCTATAACGCGCCTGTTCGGCCCTCCGGTGCCTCAAATGGTGGATAACCCGGAAGTGCGACAATTCATTAATGAGCAGGCCGTGGAGACCTTCGAGAAACGATTGGATCATGAGATAAAACGAGTCATGGAGGGGAACTGA
- a CDS encoding prohead protease/major capsid protein fusion protein: protein MKDNLKMPTILTRTRTKEPSTLTRTLTFQRDTVNESDRTVELSFSSEAPYERYFGSEILSHDPEAIDLSRLEEVGVLLFSHGRDAKYGRMPIGSIEKVWLDSSQRKARALVKFDDDEDSDRVFQKVLKGIIKGVSVGYSVSSWEEVKAGKSSANGRFTGPAYVALKWQPFEISVEPTPADPSVGVGRSHNDESEDEGMKGLKMLALAAQGLMHAPDTGAGAGGGNPAPEGGERAGAPANTPPGIDPEALKRQAMEAERSRVSGISQLCRDFGLDANPFIQDGSTLEKVKDAILTKQRESRAPHPSGIEFGAEDQDKFRDAATDGLLMRAGRSIIKPAAGALELRSIRLRDLAVECLERAGVQGAHRMSDEDLLRRALSPDSTFQSILSNAASKTLSQAYQEAPTTFQYWTGKGSNSDFKAAEHYRISEAGDLELTPQNGLIPYDTAMKDEKVTKAVLTYSKRWGFTREAFINDDLGVLNKVPAAYVIGAKRGINKLVYKMLATNPLIFDSEKLFSAAHNNLGTPGAISTTTMSEGRKKMRTQKGIRNEATLNIAPKFLLVPAEQETGAAQYIRSEADPEGKHSGVTNVFRNSMDIIVDAELDQYSEYAWYLAADPNIADTIEVTYLRGQEEPTLETDIAFDRLGMDFRIYFDYGVTILDSRGLFMNPGQAPSNP, encoded by the coding sequence GTGAAGGACAATCTGAAGATGCCGACGATCTTGACGAGGACAAGAACTAAGGAGCCGTCAACGTTAACACGCACCTTGACCTTTCAGCGGGACACGGTTAATGAATCGGACCGCACCGTGGAGCTCTCGTTTTCGAGTGAAGCACCATACGAGCGTTATTTCGGTTCTGAAATATTAAGCCATGATCCGGAAGCGATTGACCTTTCTCGCCTGGAGGAAGTCGGCGTACTGCTGTTTTCCCATGGCCGTGATGCGAAGTATGGTCGTATGCCAATTGGCAGCATTGAAAAGGTCTGGTTAGACAGCTCGCAGCGGAAGGCTCGGGCGCTTGTCAAATTCGATGATGATGAAGATAGCGACCGAGTATTTCAGAAAGTGCTCAAAGGGATTATCAAGGGCGTTTCCGTTGGGTATTCCGTTAGCAGCTGGGAAGAGGTCAAAGCGGGCAAATCATCGGCCAATGGACGCTTTACAGGTCCGGCCTATGTGGCTTTGAAGTGGCAACCATTTGAAATCAGTGTTGAACCAACGCCAGCTGATCCATCAGTTGGTGTAGGAAGAAGTCATAATGATGAAAGCGAGGATGAAGGAATGAAGGGATTAAAAATGTTGGCTTTGGCCGCACAAGGCTTAATGCATGCACCTGATACGGGAGCGGGAGCAGGTGGAGGAAATCCGGCACCTGAAGGCGGCGAACGCGCTGGAGCTCCAGCAAATACACCGCCTGGAATTGATCCAGAGGCGTTGAAACGCCAGGCAATGGAAGCAGAGCGCTCCAGAGTGTCGGGGATCTCGCAACTTTGCCGGGATTTTGGTTTGGATGCGAATCCATTTATCCAGGATGGCAGCACGTTGGAAAAGGTTAAAGATGCGATTTTAACCAAGCAGCGCGAAAGCCGCGCGCCGCATCCATCTGGCATTGAGTTTGGGGCGGAGGATCAAGACAAGTTCCGAGATGCGGCAACGGATGGATTGCTGATGAGAGCAGGTCGTTCGATCATCAAACCGGCTGCAGGAGCATTGGAGCTTCGTTCCATTCGCTTGCGTGATCTTGCGGTGGAATGTTTGGAACGCGCTGGTGTTCAAGGTGCGCACAGAATGAGCGATGAAGATCTCCTGAGACGTGCGTTGTCCCCGGATTCAACGTTCCAATCGATTCTATCGAACGCAGCGAGTAAAACACTTTCGCAAGCCTATCAAGAGGCTCCAACCACGTTCCAATACTGGACGGGGAAAGGATCGAATTCCGACTTCAAAGCAGCTGAACATTATCGCATTTCCGAAGCGGGCGACCTGGAACTGACACCGCAAAATGGTTTGATTCCGTATGACACGGCTATGAAAGATGAGAAGGTGACGAAAGCTGTCCTGACTTACTCCAAGCGTTGGGGGTTCACGCGCGAAGCGTTTATCAACGATGACTTGGGCGTGTTGAACAAGGTGCCTGCCGCTTACGTTATCGGCGCCAAGCGCGGCATTAACAAGCTGGTGTACAAAATGCTAGCCACAAACCCACTCATCTTTGACAGTGAGAAGTTGTTCAGTGCCGCACACAACAACTTGGGAACTCCAGGCGCAATCAGCACAACGACGATGAGCGAAGGCCGCAAAAAGATGCGCACGCAAAAAGGAATTCGAAATGAGGCCACGCTGAACATTGCTCCAAAGTTCCTTTTGGTTCCAGCCGAGCAGGAAACAGGAGCAGCACAGTACATCCGAAGTGAAGCTGATCCAGAAGGCAAACACAGCGGAGTGACGAACGTCTTCCGCAACTCCATGGACATCATCGTGGACGCGGAACTTGATCAGTACTCCGAGTACGCTTGGTACCTGGCTGCTGATCCGAACATTGCGGATACGATTGAGGTGACATACCTTCGTGGTCAGGAAGAACCGACATTGGAAACGGATATTGCCTTCGACCGCTTGGGCATGGATTTCCGAATCTACTTTGATTACGGTGTTACGATCTTGGACAGCCGCGGACTCTTTATGAACCCTGGACAAGCCCCTTCAAATCCATAA
- a CDS encoding phage portal protein: MNLNWLERSIATVSPQWAYKRMAWRSAVSAFDSGSTGRLNRNWNPGTEGYDNLSRGERTLVRHRAQDLERNSDIAGAILLAFERNVVGSGMMLQAKIPHTKPGNEDGQINHAIEDLWEEFCKAENVDITGTQSLDEIEETLLRRYIVDGGIIVVKVYTKDDKFPFKIQMRTVDDLNDLNTIVPTENGNRIVEGIELDKFNKPVAYHFKKLDGQTLLPGESVRVEAKDVIFLFKKNSPKQIREVSQLATALPRIKDANQFIEAVSIKERVLACLSVFIKRETPSNGGPGRGVSQFANTDRKDYSGMSITPGMIGELNPGDEVQAVIPAGQASNSKEFITTLVRLSSAGIGLSYEAVSRDLSQVNYSSARQGLIEDRKLYKKMQKMLIKKVLTPIYLEFLDAMHLTGQLELPHYSSNKKDYLAHVWIPPGYNWIDPGKEANANKTALETNQDTLARICAERGEDWRDVLKQRAAERKYEKDLLKEDDGEGQSEDADDLDEDKN, encoded by the coding sequence ATGAATCTGAATTGGCTAGAACGGTCCATTGCCACGGTCAGTCCGCAATGGGCATATAAACGAATGGCTTGGCGGTCGGCGGTATCCGCATTTGATAGCGGGAGTACAGGGCGTTTGAATCGTAACTGGAATCCTGGCACTGAAGGATATGACAATCTCTCTCGGGGAGAACGGACGCTTGTTCGACATCGAGCACAAGACCTTGAACGAAATAGTGATATCGCCGGTGCAATCTTATTAGCGTTTGAACGAAATGTTGTCGGAAGTGGAATGATGCTTCAGGCGAAGATTCCGCATACCAAACCGGGTAATGAGGATGGTCAAATAAACCATGCCATCGAGGACCTATGGGAAGAGTTTTGCAAAGCTGAGAATGTGGATATCACGGGAACGCAATCCTTGGATGAGATTGAAGAAACTCTTTTACGACGGTATATCGTGGATGGCGGAATCATTGTCGTCAAGGTGTACACAAAAGATGATAAATTTCCTTTCAAAATCCAAATGCGTACAGTGGATGATTTGAATGATCTGAATACGATCGTTCCAACGGAAAATGGCAATCGGATCGTGGAAGGGATCGAGCTAGACAAGTTTAATAAGCCTGTTGCATATCATTTCAAGAAGTTAGACGGCCAAACGCTGCTGCCTGGAGAATCGGTCCGGGTTGAGGCGAAGGACGTCATTTTTTTATTCAAAAAAAATTCGCCAAAGCAAATCCGGGAAGTGTCGCAGCTCGCGACGGCCTTACCGCGAATTAAGGATGCGAATCAGTTTATCGAGGCGGTATCCATTAAGGAGCGGGTGTTGGCATGCCTTTCCGTTTTTATCAAACGAGAAACACCATCTAATGGCGGTCCAGGACGCGGGGTTTCGCAATTCGCGAATACGGATCGTAAGGATTACAGCGGGATGTCCATAACGCCGGGCATGATCGGCGAATTAAATCCTGGAGATGAGGTTCAAGCCGTCATACCAGCAGGACAAGCCTCCAACTCGAAAGAGTTTATTACGACGTTGGTTCGGTTGTCTTCAGCCGGAATCGGTCTTAGCTATGAAGCGGTGTCGCGTGACTTATCTCAAGTTAATTACTCTTCCGCCCGACAGGGACTGATCGAGGACCGGAAGCTATACAAAAAAATGCAAAAAATGCTGATTAAAAAGGTGCTTACTCCGATCTATCTTGAATTTTTGGACGCGATGCACCTGACAGGGCAACTCGAACTGCCTCATTACAGCAGCAACAAAAAAGATTACCTCGCTCATGTCTGGATACCACCAGGTTATAACTGGATCGATCCAGGCAAAGAAGCTAACGCCAACAAGACAGCGCTGGAAACCAATCAGGACACGCTCGCGAGAATTTGCGCAGAACGGGGTGAGGATTGGCGCGACGTTTTGAAACAGCGGGCAGCGGAACGGAAATATGAAAAGGATTTGTTGAAGGAGGATGACGGTGAAGGACAATCTGAAGATGCCGACGATCTTGACGAGGACAAGAACTAA
- a CDS encoding phage terminase large subunit family protein, producing MPKRTDEHWPEWLHAGLDVLRPPEKLSVSEWSDRNRILDERSAEPGPWRTERTPYLRGIMDAFTDPRIEEIIFVKPTQVGGTESLNNMFGYTIAQDPSPALIVYPMLDLAEFTSKNRLQPMIRLSPALNERFKEEDSKLLELQFNGMYAVIAGANSPASLSSRAIRYLFMDEVDKYPKNSGKEADPRALARERTKTFPFNKKIMQTSTPTLKGGPIWQAWLTADVRMHYYVPCPHCGYFQTFKYKQIIYNKSLDREKIKETAHYQCVHCEQIIRDAHKPAMLRGGEWRSENGSTVPGIKTGFHLNAIYSPWVRFGDVAYEFVSSKNTPEEFMNFINSWLAEPWENTQVKLSSSKVLSKVSGYEEGVVPERTILLTGGVDVQKDRFYYTIRAWGEKMESSNIRHGVVETWAEIEDAMNISYFTRDGTEYFVNLCAVDSGYNADETYDFCAQNPEWAVAIKGSNTPLRTKYTLTKIDRAERGVFGLSLYLVDGGYYKDFISGRLNREEDGPGGWYVYIDCDEDYAEQITAEEKVIEKHGKREIEVWRKKTAHADNHYLDCEVYAAFAADCLGIRYMRYEQTPEKKAAGSENVPVKPANNNWVGGGGSWL from the coding sequence ATGCCAAAAAGGACTGATGAGCATTGGCCGGAATGGTTGCACGCTGGCCTTGACGTATTGCGGCCTCCGGAAAAGCTATCGGTGTCAGAGTGGTCTGATCGTAATCGAATTCTCGATGAGAGATCCGCCGAACCTGGCCCATGGAGGACGGAACGCACGCCATATCTTCGGGGCATCATGGATGCATTCACTGATCCTCGGATTGAGGAAATCATTTTTGTGAAACCGACCCAGGTCGGCGGCACTGAAAGCCTCAACAATATGTTCGGGTATACCATTGCCCAAGATCCAAGCCCGGCGCTCATCGTTTATCCGATGCTCGATTTGGCCGAGTTTACTTCCAAGAACCGGCTACAACCGATGATCAGGTTAAGCCCAGCCCTCAATGAGCGCTTTAAAGAAGAGGACAGCAAGCTTCTGGAGCTCCAGTTCAACGGAATGTACGCCGTTATCGCAGGCGCGAACAGTCCGGCGTCGCTTTCTAGCCGGGCCATTCGATATTTGTTCATGGATGAGGTGGACAAGTACCCGAAAAATTCCGGAAAAGAGGCTGACCCGAGGGCGTTGGCACGGGAGCGGACCAAAACCTTTCCGTTTAATAAAAAGATCATGCAGACTTCAACGCCGACGCTGAAAGGTGGGCCGATATGGCAAGCCTGGCTGACGGCGGATGTTCGTATGCATTATTACGTTCCTTGTCCGCATTGTGGTTATTTCCAGACATTTAAGTACAAACAAATTATTTACAATAAGAGTCTGGATCGGGAGAAAATCAAGGAAACGGCCCATTATCAATGCGTACATTGCGAGCAAATCATTCGGGATGCTCATAAACCTGCCATGCTGCGCGGCGGCGAGTGGCGATCAGAGAACGGCTCCACGGTTCCAGGGATTAAGACGGGCTTTCATTTGAATGCGATCTATAGTCCGTGGGTTCGATTTGGTGATGTCGCGTATGAATTTGTATCGTCAAAAAATACGCCTGAAGAGTTTATGAACTTTATCAATTCTTGGCTGGCGGAACCTTGGGAAAATACGCAAGTCAAACTGAGTAGCAGCAAGGTGCTCAGTAAGGTGAGCGGTTATGAAGAGGGTGTTGTTCCGGAACGAACAATTCTGTTAACTGGCGGGGTTGACGTGCAGAAAGACCGGTTTTATTACACGATCCGTGCGTGGGGCGAGAAAATGGAGAGCTCTAATATTCGCCATGGAGTCGTTGAAACGTGGGCGGAGATTGAAGATGCAATGAACATCTCCTATTTCACCAGGGACGGGACCGAATACTTTGTGAATCTTTGTGCCGTGGACTCCGGATATAACGCTGATGAAACCTATGATTTTTGCGCTCAGAATCCGGAATGGGCTGTTGCAATCAAGGGTTCGAACACACCTTTGCGAACAAAGTATACCCTGACCAAGATTGACCGGGCGGAGCGAGGCGTTTTTGGCCTTTCTCTTTATCTCGTAGACGGCGGTTACTATAAAGACTTTATTTCAGGCCGATTAAACCGAGAAGAGGACGGTCCCGGTGGCTGGTATGTATATATCGATTGCGATGAGGATTACGCGGAGCAAATCACGGCTGAAGAAAAGGTAATTGAGAAACATGGAAAGCGGGAAATTGAGGTTTGGCGCAAGAAAACAGCCCATGCAGATAACCATTACCTTGACTGTGAAGTTTATGCCGCATTCGCGGCGGATTGTTTGGGTATCCGGTATATGCGGTATGAACAGACGCCTGAGAAGAAAGCGGCAGGAAGTGAAAATGTCCCGGTAAAGCCTGCGAATAACAATTGGGTAGGGGGTGGAGGCTCATGGCTATGA
- a CDS encoding site-specific integrase has product MNFVQPIRDQETIEAIKDFLMQQSHRNYMLFVFGINTGLRIQDMLKFKVKDVMGEYLVMTEMKTGKRKIMKIPPVLKREIKRYIANMNPEDVLFPSRQGGKNKPIKRDMAYKIMKAAAKEFGLVDIGTHTLRKTFGYHMYQKKKDITLVQNLLNHSDRSITMRYIGMDQDMMDAAMNDFGL; this is encoded by the coding sequence ATGAATTTTGTTCAACCGATACGAGATCAAGAAACGATTGAAGCGATTAAAGATTTCCTGATGCAACAATCCCATCGGAATTACATGTTGTTTGTATTCGGCATTAATACCGGTTTGCGTATCCAAGACATGCTTAAGTTTAAAGTCAAAGACGTGATGGGCGAATATCTCGTCATGACAGAGATGAAGACCGGGAAGCGAAAGATAATGAAGATTCCACCGGTACTGAAGCGAGAGATAAAAAGGTACATCGCCAATATGAATCCGGAGGATGTTCTCTTTCCCTCCAGGCAAGGCGGGAAGAATAAACCGATTAAAAGGGACATGGCCTATAAGATTATGAAGGCAGCAGCCAAAGAGTTTGGCCTCGTGGATATCGGCACCCATACTCTTAGGAAGACGTTCGGCTACCACATGTACCAAAAGAAAAAGGATATCACCTTGGTTCAGAACTTGCTTAACCACTCAGACAGGAGCATTACGATGAGGTATATTGGCATGGATCAGGACATGATGGATGCGGCCATGAATGACTTTGGTTTATAG
- a CDS encoding acetylglutamate semialdehyde dehydrogenase, protein MGDVGLSIKEYFLSQYADEKTRFREITRLDEKDEHEYKVLLEKLIKLHEGSGKATTGEKGKALEHLVTFLLEKSSIFNVYENIRNTTNEIDQLLELNHIGRDLKKFITLPGEMFLSECKNYNKKIGVTWVGKFFTLLASNQSKIGLLFSYYGLAGSNWSSASGLTRKLFLLREKLEDRTHIIDINIKDFKAIEQGKSLLEIIDAKMKALRIQTNFDKFLKEKHPALLENSDDDVD, encoded by the coding sequence ATGGGTGATGTCGGGCTTTCAATTAAAGAATATTTCTTAAGTCAGTATGCTGATGAGAAGACGAGGTTTAGAGAAATCACAAGGCTTGATGAAAAAGACGAACATGAATATAAAGTACTTCTTGAAAAGCTAATTAAGCTACATGAAGGATCAGGTAAAGCAACTACAGGAGAAAAGGGGAAAGCCCTTGAACATTTGGTGACATTTCTTCTCGAAAAATCAAGTATATTTAACGTGTATGAGAATATAAGGAACACCACCAATGAAATCGACCAGCTGCTTGAGCTAAATCACATCGGAAGAGACCTGAAGAAATTTATTACACTTCCTGGGGAAATGTTTCTCTCAGAATGTAAGAACTATAATAAAAAAATTGGTGTAACATGGGTTGGAAAGTTCTTTACACTTCTTGCCTCAAATCAATCTAAAATTGGTCTTCTTTTTTCTTACTATGGCCTTGCGGGGAGTAATTGGAGTTCAGCTTCTGGGTTAACGAGGAAGCTTTTCTTACTCAGGGAGAAACTAGAGGATCGAACACATATTATCGATATCAATATCAAGGATTTCAAAGCGATAGAGCAAGGTAAGAGTTTATTGGAGATTATTGATGCAAAAATGAAAGCACTAAGAATCCAAACAAACTTCGATAAATTCCTTAAGGAAAAACACCCTGCTTTATTAGAAAATTCGGATGATGACGTTGACTAG